The following coding sequences are from one Rathayibacter sp. SW19 window:
- a CDS encoding shikimate dehydrogenase family protein, translating into MEITGMTRICGIVGYPLHAAQAPATMNAVAARLEVDVAFIPVEIADDGLDNLLRTARGWNNLAGFIVTMPYKVPVLSLIDSFTRRAAVAGNVNVVRRTSDGNLVGDQLDGTAMVRCLLVRGIPLRGARIVVLGAGAVGRSISFALAGESPAAISIVNRSELRAVKLVEELKAFDPAVSTMVGTMSDVTNADILINATSVGSPINPGIPVESEMLPRHAAVADVVTSPNPTQLLKSAAGSGCEIVTGMDMQRAQIMDILSFLG; encoded by the coding sequence ATGGAAATTACTGGAATGACTCGCATCTGCGGAATTGTTGGATACCCATTGCACGCTGCGCAGGCACCCGCGACGATGAATGCCGTAGCGGCTCGTCTTGAGGTTGATGTGGCTTTTATTCCGGTGGAGATTGCGGATGATGGCTTGGACAATCTGTTGAGAACCGCTCGCGGCTGGAATAATCTCGCGGGGTTCATCGTGACCATGCCGTATAAGGTGCCGGTTCTGTCGTTGATTGACAGTTTTACGCGCCGCGCCGCAGTGGCGGGCAACGTGAACGTCGTGCGGCGCACGTCTGACGGCAATTTGGTTGGCGACCAATTGGATGGCACCGCGATGGTACGGTGCCTTCTGGTGCGTGGGATTCCGCTGCGGGGGGCACGGATCGTGGTATTAGGCGCGGGAGCGGTTGGCAGGTCCATCTCATTTGCCTTAGCTGGAGAATCGCCAGCGGCTATCAGCATCGTCAACCGGTCGGAATTACGGGCGGTAAAACTAGTTGAGGAACTCAAGGCATTCGATCCAGCGGTTTCAACTATGGTCGGGACTATGAGCGACGTGACGAATGCCGACATCCTGATAAATGCGACGAGTGTTGGGTCACCCATCAATCCAGGAATTCCAGTGGAGTCGGAAATGCTACCGCGGCACGCTGCTGTGGCCGATGTCGTTACGTCGCCGAATCCAACGCAATTACTGAAATCAGCGGCCGGCTCGGGCTGTGAAATCGTTACGGGAATGGACATGCAAAGAGCGCAGATAATGGACATTCTCTCGTTCTTGGGATGA
- a CDS encoding LacI family DNA-binding transcriptional regulator → MTSLRDVAKAAGVSTATVARVLDNTAHVSAELADRVGSVVTELGYVRNAVAKSLSTGRTGLIGVLVRDITNPFYSQVVRGIEDVVGSGGYLVLVCSSDFDEDREQRLISRFMTRLVDGVALSVGSEGEERLERMAEHGVPVVLFDSRVARRAGSLISAIGIDNYDAGFRAAMHLVSLGHTNLAVLAGAGGGTTASERRDGFFGACLETGVQVQGFAIDESLGVIGGVRTMMDALSGSPRPTGVFAYNNLFTVGAVQAARAMRMRIPDDVSLIGFDDMDLFNMMDPPLSVLAQPAYDIGTRVGERLLLRIGGESGEMPDEVLKAELTLRGSTGRVRSASGSR, encoded by the coding sequence TTGACAAGCCTACGCGACGTTGCGAAAGCAGCCGGAGTTTCTACGGCAACGGTAGCGAGGGTGCTAGACAACACCGCGCACGTCAGCGCTGAACTGGCAGATCGAGTCGGCTCTGTGGTCACTGAGTTGGGCTATGTGCGAAATGCAGTAGCAAAGAGCCTATCAACGGGTCGGACGGGCCTGATTGGGGTGCTTGTACGAGATATTACGAACCCTTTCTATTCGCAAGTGGTTCGGGGCATCGAAGATGTGGTGGGATCTGGCGGATACCTGGTTCTGGTTTGCAGTTCCGATTTCGATGAAGATAGAGAACAGCGACTGATCTCACGCTTTATGACAAGGTTGGTGGACGGTGTAGCACTGTCCGTGGGCAGTGAGGGCGAGGAACGCCTCGAGAGAATGGCGGAACACGGAGTCCCAGTCGTGCTCTTCGACAGCAGAGTGGCGCGGAGAGCGGGATCACTCATATCGGCGATCGGCATCGACAACTATGACGCGGGTTTTCGTGCGGCAATGCATTTGGTTTCACTCGGCCACACGAACCTAGCAGTTCTTGCTGGCGCTGGCGGAGGGACCACTGCTTCGGAACGTCGGGACGGCTTCTTCGGAGCCTGCTTGGAGACAGGTGTCCAAGTGCAGGGTTTTGCGATCGACGAATCGCTGGGTGTTATTGGTGGGGTTCGGACGATGATGGACGCGCTGTCCGGTTCGCCGCGACCCACTGGTGTTTTCGCCTACAACAACCTGTTCACGGTCGGAGCCGTGCAGGCTGCAAGAGCCATGCGCATGCGCATTCCTGATGATGTGTCGTTGATCGGATTTGACGACATGGACTTGTTCAACATGATGGACCCGCCGCTGAGCGTTCTCGCGCAACCGGCCTATGACATCGGTACGCGAGTGGGTGAGCGCCTTCTGTTGAGAATCGGAGGCGAGAGTGGAGAGATGCCAGACGAAGTACTAAAGGCAGAGCTGACATTACGTGGATCGACGGGCAGAGTCAGATCTGCCAGTGGGTCTCGATAA